A genome region from Nocardiopsis exhalans includes the following:
- a CDS encoding helix-turn-helix transcriptional regulator, with protein sequence MCFPPLVGRDTERRQLRKAAVPGTIVLLSGTAGTGKTRLVQELHEATDSTVLTGHCPPRTDPFPYAPVVEALRHTPIPAGLSPLCGALALLMPEHGDLLPPPPPPVDPAAEHHRTYRALTELLSALGPTTLALEDVQWIDPATRDLLTYLTPRLPANLTLVLTYRPEELPRAFPVAALAARTPPGTEHHEITLGPLPPEHVHTLAQRLLTAEVSREDAEHLHAWTGGLPLAVVETLHHLDQLPDAPGEPAVPATPPISAPLRDWFLDRLRSVDRNTRRLVRAACVLDQPATDTQLARVAALSTARAEKALARAHQRGLLRSLGPATLEPHTPLLRQACYTSLPRDKRRQLHRATLQVLGEQTQPPHARMAHHAREAGLLDAWTDHAELAADQALAHGEDTTAVALLRDALTRRSLPPRRRCDLALKLGRAALTGISAEHTIALLRDVLDTPGLCSAERGELRMELGLLLLNQASRNRSARGELVRAAAELSSRPALAARVMCALAVPRSTPDSVATHRRWMEQAVQAAQRSQDPAVEQTVRVNQATLLAQIGDPAAWDVSLPRPDATPPHSNPQALARRREFSRASLNLADAAVILGHYDRADRHLADVTGACDPYIRESARVLYLILDWNRGHWSDLAERTEHDLRSGRLAHLHSVTAELAVVRAALALAHGDPATTRTHLDRILPGPANPGHTPTHHSPTDRAGHINHTGPTGTATDHTPPDHASPDYTVPVRAFAAGLLARMALAQGDANAAWQRVEGLVSLVASKGIWVWAADLVPGIEALLLCRRRAVAQDLSTRFRAGLRGTSAPAAQAALIRLEAALAHHNGQHDRALHLYTQAEAAYRDMPRPYDAAQALEASAHTHLAAANGQGPGLGVTALQAALEQYTELGATWDAARVRRLLREHGVNTPPARTGGSGNERLSPRENEITALAGRGHTNREIAALLHLSPRTVETHVANALAKLGLRSRRDLTPPTGR encoded by the coding sequence GTGTGCTTCCCCCCACTCGTCGGGCGCGACACGGAACGACGGCAGCTGCGCAAGGCAGCGGTTCCCGGCACCATCGTCCTGTTGTCAGGGACGGCCGGAACAGGCAAGACCCGCCTGGTCCAGGAACTGCACGAGGCCACCGACAGCACCGTACTGACCGGACACTGCCCGCCCCGCACCGATCCCTTCCCCTACGCGCCCGTCGTCGAGGCCCTGCGCCACACCCCGATCCCGGCCGGGCTCAGCCCGCTGTGCGGCGCACTGGCCCTGCTGATGCCCGAGCACGGCGACCTGCTGCCCCCACCACCGCCCCCGGTGGACCCGGCCGCCGAACACCACCGCACCTACCGCGCCCTGACCGAGCTCCTGAGCGCCCTGGGACCCACCACCCTGGCCCTGGAGGACGTACAGTGGATCGACCCGGCCACCCGTGACCTGCTCACCTACCTGACGCCCCGGCTGCCCGCCAACCTCACCCTGGTCCTGACCTACCGCCCAGAGGAACTCCCGCGCGCCTTCCCCGTGGCCGCACTGGCCGCCCGCACCCCTCCCGGCACCGAGCACCACGAAATCACCCTGGGCCCCCTGCCACCCGAACACGTCCACACCCTGGCCCAGCGCCTGCTCACCGCCGAGGTCTCCCGCGAGGACGCCGAGCACCTGCACGCCTGGACCGGCGGCCTTCCCCTGGCCGTGGTGGAAACCCTGCACCACCTGGACCAGCTCCCCGACGCCCCGGGCGAACCGGCCGTGCCCGCCACCCCGCCGATCTCCGCACCCCTGCGCGACTGGTTCCTGGACCGCCTGCGCTCGGTGGACCGCAACACCCGCCGACTGGTCCGCGCCGCCTGCGTCCTGGACCAGCCCGCCACCGACACCCAGCTGGCCCGCGTGGCCGCCCTGTCCACCGCCCGCGCCGAAAAGGCCCTGGCCCGAGCCCACCAACGCGGCCTGCTGCGCTCCCTGGGCCCGGCCACCCTGGAACCCCACACCCCGCTGCTACGCCAGGCCTGCTACACCTCCCTGCCCCGCGACAAACGCCGCCAGCTGCACCGGGCCACCCTCCAGGTCCTGGGCGAACAGACCCAACCGCCACACGCCCGCATGGCCCACCACGCCCGCGAAGCCGGGCTGCTGGACGCCTGGACCGACCACGCCGAACTCGCCGCGGACCAGGCCCTGGCCCACGGCGAGGACACCACCGCCGTCGCCCTGCTGCGCGACGCCCTCACCCGCCGATCCCTGCCCCCGCGCCGCCGCTGCGACCTCGCACTCAAACTCGGCCGGGCCGCCCTGACCGGTATCTCCGCCGAACACACCATCGCCCTGCTGCGCGACGTCCTGGACACCCCCGGCCTGTGCTCTGCCGAACGCGGCGAACTACGTATGGAACTGGGCCTGCTCCTGCTCAACCAGGCCTCCCGCAACCGCTCCGCCCGCGGCGAGCTCGTCCGCGCCGCCGCCGAACTCTCCTCCCGCCCCGCCCTGGCCGCCCGCGTCATGTGCGCCCTGGCCGTGCCCCGCTCCACCCCCGACTCGGTGGCCACCCACCGGCGCTGGATGGAACAGGCAGTCCAGGCCGCCCAGCGCAGCCAGGACCCCGCGGTGGAGCAGACCGTACGCGTCAACCAGGCCACCCTGCTCGCCCAGATCGGCGACCCGGCCGCCTGGGACGTGTCCCTGCCCCGCCCCGACGCCACCCCGCCCCACAGCAACCCCCAGGCCCTGGCCCGGCGCCGCGAGTTCTCCCGCGCCTCACTGAACCTGGCCGACGCCGCCGTCATCCTGGGCCACTACGACCGGGCCGACCGCCACCTGGCCGATGTCACCGGCGCCTGCGACCCCTACATCCGCGAGAGCGCGCGGGTGCTGTACCTGATCCTGGACTGGAACCGCGGCCACTGGTCCGACCTGGCCGAACGCACCGAACACGACCTGCGCTCGGGGCGACTGGCCCACCTGCACTCGGTCACCGCCGAACTCGCCGTGGTACGCGCCGCCCTGGCCCTGGCCCACGGCGACCCGGCCACCACACGCACCCACCTGGACCGGATCCTGCCCGGCCCCGCCAACCCCGGGCACACCCCCACCCACCACAGCCCCACCGACCGTGCCGGACACATCAACCACACCGGCCCTACCGGCACCGCGACCGACCACACACCCCCCGACCACGCGAGCCCTGACTACACCGTGCCCGTGCGCGCCTTCGCCGCCGGACTACTGGCCCGCATGGCCCTGGCCCAAGGCGACGCCAACGCCGCCTGGCAGCGGGTGGAAGGCCTGGTCTCCCTCGTGGCCAGCAAGGGCATCTGGGTCTGGGCCGCCGACCTGGTACCGGGCATCGAGGCCCTCCTGCTGTGCCGAAGACGCGCCGTGGCCCAGGACCTGAGCACCCGCTTCCGCGCCGGACTGCGAGGCACCAGCGCACCGGCCGCCCAGGCCGCCCTCATCCGCCTCGAAGCCGCCCTGGCCCACCACAACGGCCAACACGACCGCGCCCTGCACCTGTACACCCAGGCCGAAGCCGCCTACCGGGACATGCCCCGCCCCTACGACGCCGCCCAGGCCCTCGAGGCCTCCGCCCACACCCACCTGGCCGCCGCCAACGGCCAGGGCCCCGGGCTCGGGGTGACCGCACTCCAGGCCGCCCTGGAGCAGTACACCGAACTCGGCGCGACCTGGGACGCCGCCCGCGTGCGCCGCCTGCTGCGCGAGCACGGCGTCAACACGCCCCCGGCCAGAACAGGGGGTTCGGGCAACGAGCGCCTCTCACCCCGCGAGAACGAGATCACCGCCCTGGCCGGGCGCGGACACACCAACCGCGAGATCGCCGCGCTCCTACACCTGTCCCCGCGCACCGTGGAGACCCACGTGGCCAACGCCCTGGCCAAACTCGGCCTGCGCTCACGCCGCGACCTGACCCCGCCCACCGGGCGCTGA
- a CDS encoding S8 family serine peptidase yields the protein MRKFGAVIAAAALLPILAVSPAAADPDLPSFLNTADPAERTYIVVLDESADPETVAERHGDDPLGVYEHALTGYAADMTAADAAALLQDSDVAYVQEDQVVEAFDQDIPNGIARVFAPDNPNLQIDGQENYVPDVAIAVLDTGVDGNHPDLNVVDSVNCTSGTCVPNSATDGNGHGTHVAGSAAAIDNDLGVVGVAPGADVWNVQVLTAGGSGTLAGIAAGVDYVTANAGQIGVANMSLGCQGCTDQALTQAITNSVAEGVAYAVAAGNSARDAANFFPANHPDVLTVSSMADSDGAPGGVGGPLTCRADQDDTLSTFSNFGATIDIAAPGSCITSTMPGGGYGTMSGTSMAAPHAAGGLALLAVGDAKPTDRAGVLAIYDTLTSAGNHDWNDTSGDGIHEPLLDVGDPDVFPADGETAPPQGPVASLAHSCDDTTLTCSFDGSGSAGEITDWAWEFGDGNGDTGTTTEHTYTAEGDYTVTLTVTDDQGRTDSAQAEISVGAPDHVAPTADFSGTCYTFFYFCEVDASGSSAGDAPITSYRWDFGDGGTASGSSAWHFYSGPGTYTITLTVTDETGATGSLSKTVRL from the coding sequence ATGCGCAAGTTCGGTGCAGTGATCGCCGCCGCGGCCTTACTGCCGATCCTGGCCGTAAGCCCCGCCGCAGCCGACCCCGACCTCCCCTCCTTCCTCAACACCGCCGACCCCGCCGAGCGCACCTACATCGTCGTCCTGGACGAGAGCGCCGACCCCGAAACCGTCGCCGAACGCCACGGTGACGACCCCCTGGGCGTGTACGAGCACGCCCTGACCGGCTACGCCGCGGACATGACCGCCGCCGACGCCGCCGCACTGCTCCAGGACAGCGACGTGGCCTACGTCCAGGAGGACCAGGTCGTCGAAGCCTTCGACCAGGACATCCCCAACGGCATCGCCCGGGTCTTCGCCCCCGACAACCCCAACCTCCAGATCGACGGCCAGGAGAACTACGTCCCCGACGTGGCCATCGCCGTCCTGGACACCGGGGTCGACGGCAACCACCCCGACCTGAACGTGGTGGACTCGGTCAACTGCACCAGCGGCACCTGTGTGCCCAACAGCGCCACCGACGGCAACGGCCACGGCACCCACGTCGCCGGCAGCGCCGCCGCCATCGACAACGACCTGGGCGTGGTGGGCGTGGCCCCCGGCGCCGACGTGTGGAACGTGCAGGTCCTGACCGCGGGAGGCAGCGGCACCCTCGCCGGGATCGCCGCGGGCGTGGACTACGTCACCGCCAACGCCGGCCAGATCGGCGTGGCCAACATGAGCCTGGGCTGCCAGGGCTGCACCGACCAGGCCCTGACCCAGGCCATCACCAACTCCGTCGCCGAGGGCGTCGCCTACGCCGTGGCCGCGGGCAACAGCGCACGCGACGCGGCCAACTTCTTCCCGGCCAACCACCCCGACGTGCTCACCGTCTCCTCCATGGCCGACTCCGACGGCGCCCCCGGCGGTGTCGGCGGCCCGCTCACCTGCCGCGCCGACCAGGACGACACCCTGTCCACGTTCTCCAACTTCGGCGCCACCATCGACATCGCCGCCCCCGGCTCCTGCATCACCTCCACCATGCCCGGCGGCGGGTACGGCACCATGAGCGGCACGTCCATGGCCGCCCCGCACGCGGCAGGCGGCCTGGCCCTGCTCGCGGTCGGCGACGCCAAGCCCACCGACCGCGCCGGTGTCCTGGCCATCTACGACACCCTGACCAGCGCGGGCAACCACGACTGGAACGACACCTCCGGCGACGGCATCCACGAGCCCCTGCTCGACGTGGGCGACCCCGACGTCTTCCCCGCCGACGGTGAGACCGCCCCGCCCCAGGGCCCGGTCGCCTCACTCGCCCACTCCTGCGACGACACCACCCTGACCTGCTCCTTCGACGGCTCCGGCAGCGCCGGTGAGATCACCGACTGGGCCTGGGAGTTCGGCGACGGCAACGGCGACACCGGCACCACCACCGAGCACACCTACACCGCCGAAGGCGACTACACCGTCACCCTGACCGTCACCGACGACCAGGGCCGCACCGACTCCGCCCAGGCCGAGATCTCCGTGGGCGCCCCCGACCACGTCGCGCCCACCGCCGACTTCAGCGGGACCTGCTACACCTTCTTCTACTTCTGCGAGGTGGACGCCTCCGGCTCCAGCGCCGGGGACGCCCCCATCACCTCCTACCGGTGGGACTTCGGTGACGGCGGTACCGCCAGCGGCTCCAGCGCCTGGCACTTCTACTCCGGACCGGGCACCTACACCATCACCCTGACCGTCACCGACGAGACCGGCGCGACCGGCTCGCTCAGCAAGACCGTCAGGCTGTAG
- a CDS encoding OmpA family protein, whose amino-acid sequence MSQRALGVTSAVLALSMALSSCGLIRDLTSAEGEEESPTQETVEEVSAEDIELPFVRTGRMFVEGGNDVAVEMTIDALEHNGEYLMLDLSLNILEFITGEELKYAGAPLRLVDPVSGEVLEPITSEEHGEPYGTYFIEGSNLDPIHETLPQPIRRYFPAPSEDVEFLTLTGATAGHVPGTPVSYVDEFTPLPEPDVHDYIDPETWVIIQDLPEDEIVYPETPPEPGLETDGFVMSMESFVDSPTASTTRAGDEEVIALHADNMFEFDESDPTDEAVDTIQEAAQSMRENLGEGTEITIIGHTDGKGADDYNQDLSQERAEAVRDLLKEELGTDFTLSTEGRGSDEPVAEEGGDDDEEARARNRRVEFQYEVPMSDTDSEEGDSGLDAAKRHVGPPAPYFEELDPFTTVTHEDLDLNVYPMVRDGAYLFQMVGFQNSTLSDLEADLEGDEASLPGSPQQYTEGTMGGFRLEEPGNGLIRYVIRIRDGEGEYEDFADEIFTLSPGEEYLALSVFPAPGPEVEEMTLYAGAFGEIPGVPVQ is encoded by the coding sequence ATGTCCCAACGAGCCCTTGGCGTGACCAGCGCGGTCCTCGCGCTGAGCATGGCCCTCAGCTCCTGCGGCCTCATCCGCGACCTGACCTCCGCGGAGGGCGAGGAGGAGAGCCCCACACAAGAGACCGTGGAGGAGGTCTCCGCCGAGGACATCGAACTCCCCTTCGTACGCACGGGCCGCATGTTCGTCGAGGGCGGCAACGACGTAGCCGTCGAGATGACCATCGACGCCCTCGAGCACAACGGCGAATACCTGATGCTCGACCTCAGCCTCAACATCCTGGAGTTCATCACCGGCGAGGAACTCAAGTACGCCGGCGCGCCCCTGCGCCTGGTCGACCCCGTCTCCGGCGAGGTGCTGGAACCCATCACCAGCGAAGAGCACGGCGAGCCCTACGGCACCTACTTCATCGAGGGCAGCAACCTGGACCCCATCCACGAGACCCTGCCCCAGCCCATCCGCCGGTACTTCCCCGCCCCCAGCGAGGACGTGGAGTTCCTGACCCTGACAGGCGCCACCGCCGGCCACGTGCCCGGCACCCCGGTCAGCTACGTCGACGAGTTCACCCCGTTGCCCGAACCCGACGTCCACGACTACATCGACCCCGAAACCTGGGTGATCATCCAGGACCTGCCCGAGGACGAGATCGTCTACCCCGAGACCCCGCCGGAGCCGGGCCTGGAGACCGACGGGTTCGTCATGTCCATGGAGAGCTTCGTGGACAGCCCCACCGCCTCCACCACCCGCGCGGGCGACGAGGAGGTCATCGCCCTGCACGCGGACAACATGTTCGAGTTCGACGAGTCCGACCCCACCGACGAAGCCGTGGACACCATTCAGGAGGCGGCCCAGTCCATGCGGGAGAACCTCGGCGAGGGCACCGAGATCACCATCATCGGCCACACCGACGGCAAGGGCGCGGACGACTACAACCAGGACCTGTCCCAAGAGCGCGCCGAGGCCGTACGCGACCTGCTGAAGGAGGAGCTGGGTACGGACTTCACCCTCAGCACCGAGGGCCGGGGCAGCGACGAACCGGTCGCCGAGGAGGGCGGGGACGACGACGAGGAAGCCCGCGCCCGCAACCGCCGCGTGGAGTTCCAGTACGAGGTCCCCATGTCCGATACCGACTCCGAGGAAGGCGACTCGGGCCTGGACGCGGCCAAGCGCCACGTGGGGCCGCCCGCGCCCTACTTCGAGGAACTGGACCCGTTCACCACGGTCACCCATGAGGACCTGGACCTGAACGTCTACCCGATGGTGCGCGACGGCGCCTACCTGTTCCAGATGGTGGGCTTCCAGAACTCCACCCTGTCCGACCTCGAAGCCGACCTGGAGGGCGACGAGGCCTCCCTGCCCGGCAGCCCCCAGCAGTACACCGAGGGCACCATGGGCGGTTTCCGCCTGGAAGAGCCGGGCAACGGCCTGATCCGCTACGTGATCCGCATCCGCGACGGCGAAGGCGAGTACGAGGACTTCGCCGACGAGATCTTCACCCTCTCCCCGGGCGAGGAGTACCTGGCGCTGTCGGTCTTCCCCGCCCCCGGCCCGGAGGTTGAGGAGATGACCCTGTACGCGGGTGCCTTCGGCGAGATCCCCGGGGTTCCCGTCCAGTAG
- a CDS encoding DsbA family oxidoreductase produces MQIEVWSDIVCPWCYIGKRRLEKALASFEHADEVELLWRSFQLDPTFPRGVREPVYDSLAKKMNATPDQVRQMTDQVKQVAAQEGLHYEFENAVMVNTFDAHRLTHLAKEKGLGDQAHERLMRAQLVQARVLDDVDTLVELAGEIGLDTEEARTVLTGDAYTAEVQGDIRTAQQLGATGVPFFVMDRAFGVSGAQPLEVFTAALEKAYAQKA; encoded by the coding sequence GTGCAGATCGAAGTGTGGTCCGACATCGTGTGCCCGTGGTGCTACATCGGCAAGCGGCGTCTGGAGAAGGCCCTGGCGAGCTTCGAGCACGCCGACGAGGTCGAACTCCTCTGGCGCAGCTTCCAGCTCGACCCCACCTTCCCCCGGGGGGTTCGCGAGCCGGTCTATGACTCCCTGGCCAAGAAGATGAACGCCACCCCCGACCAGGTCAGGCAGATGACCGACCAGGTCAAGCAGGTGGCGGCGCAGGAAGGGCTGCACTACGAGTTCGAGAACGCCGTCATGGTCAACACCTTCGACGCCCACCGGCTCACCCACCTGGCCAAGGAAAAGGGGCTGGGCGACCAGGCCCATGAGCGCCTGATGCGCGCCCAGCTGGTACAGGCCCGCGTCCTGGACGACGTGGACACCCTGGTGGAGCTGGCCGGGGAGATCGGCCTGGACACCGAGGAGGCCCGCACCGTCCTGACCGGTGACGCCTACACCGCCGAGGTCCAAGGCGACATCCGCACCGCCCAGCAGCTGGGCGCCACCGGGGTGCCGTTCTTCGTGATGGACCGGGCCTTCGGTGTCTCGGGGGCCCAACCGCTCGAGGTCTTCACCGCGGCCCTGGAGAAGGCCTACGCCCAGAAGGCCTGA
- a CDS encoding winged helix-turn-helix transcriptional regulator, whose protein sequence is MSDTNTHVPLTERKLTENPEDCPVREVLDRVGDKWSVLIIVMLGQRTHRYSELDRAIDGISQRMLTLTLRALVRDGLVERTVHASVPPRVDYTLTGLGHTLLEPLTALDRWANDHRDDIRAARERHDRPEQG, encoded by the coding sequence ATGTCCGATACGAACACCCATGTTCCCCTGACCGAACGCAAGCTCACCGAGAACCCCGAGGACTGCCCGGTCCGCGAGGTCCTGGACCGGGTCGGGGACAAGTGGAGCGTGCTCATCATCGTCATGCTCGGCCAACGCACCCACCGCTACAGCGAGCTGGACCGCGCCATCGACGGCATCAGCCAGCGCATGCTCACCCTGACCCTGCGCGCCCTGGTCCGGGACGGCCTGGTCGAGCGCACCGTGCACGCCAGCGTCCCGCCGCGAGTGGACTACACGCTGACCGGACTCGGGCACACCCTGTTGGAGCCGCTCACCGCCCTGGACCGCTGGGCCAACGACCACCGCGACGACATCCGGGCCGCCCGGGAACGCCACGACCGCCCCGAACAGGGCTGA
- a CDS encoding DUF6194 family protein: MTEDEIIHFVAGMGQVDVMTASRESGAPEIAWGDSFFLYDPDGRARERGGFTPFATLVTKDYPDFDSDSDLDRPGVFRVNIAVGRALFEEVVGHTPAAHAGHREGFDYTELDRLLPHPVYAAQGWVAVLNPGPRTSERVRELLFLARERTAARHRPPER; this comes from the coding sequence ATGACCGAGGACGAGATCATCCACTTCGTGGCCGGGATGGGCCAGGTGGACGTGATGACCGCGAGCCGGGAGAGTGGGGCGCCCGAGATCGCCTGGGGCGACTCCTTCTTCCTGTACGACCCTGACGGGCGGGCGCGTGAGCGCGGTGGCTTCACCCCGTTCGCGACCCTGGTGACCAAGGACTACCCGGATTTCGACAGCGATTCCGACCTTGATCGGCCCGGGGTGTTCCGGGTCAACATCGCGGTGGGCCGCGCCCTGTTCGAGGAGGTGGTGGGCCACACCCCGGCGGCGCATGCCGGGCACCGCGAGGGCTTCGACTACACCGAGCTGGACCGCCTCCTGCCGCACCCGGTCTATGCCGCCCAGGGGTGGGTGGCGGTACTCAACCCGGGTCCGCGGACCTCCGAGCGGGTGCGTGAGCTGCTGTTCCTGGCCAGGGAGCGTACCGCCGCCCGCCACCGCCCACCGGAGCGGTGA
- a CDS encoding ADP-ribosylglycohydrolase family protein: MHTIDIARPVRALASLSALAVGDAFGSQFFVPDNRSFLTGRELPPGPWQWTDDTEMAASVYAEVVRGGAVDPDRLAASFARHHDFDRGYGPATGRMLRLVREGGDWRSLASELFEGSGSFGNGAAMRVAPLGAWYAEDLDEVVEQAAVSARVTHTHPEAVDGAVAVAVAAALVARRETMGAGSFLDRVVEHLPQGRVREAVRDARALLITSNPLGVAAELGNGSGVSALDTVPFALWAVARYRSGLAAALWATVAPGGDMDTTCAIVAGILGAGLPEGAIPREWSGRTEPLPGWALAAAP, from the coding sequence ATGCACACCATCGACATCGCGCGCCCGGTGCGCGCTCTTGCCTCCCTGTCCGCTCTGGCCGTGGGTGATGCCTTCGGCTCCCAGTTCTTCGTCCCTGACAACCGCTCTTTCCTGACCGGGCGGGAGCTGCCGCCCGGCCCGTGGCAGTGGACCGACGACACCGAGATGGCGGCGTCGGTCTATGCCGAGGTCGTGCGCGGCGGGGCCGTGGACCCCGATCGCCTGGCGGCTTCCTTCGCCCGCCACCACGACTTCGACCGCGGGTACGGGCCCGCGACCGGTCGGATGCTGCGGCTGGTGCGTGAGGGCGGTGACTGGCGGTCGTTGGCCTCGGAGCTGTTCGAGGGGTCGGGCTCCTTCGGTAACGGGGCGGCGATGCGGGTGGCTCCGTTGGGTGCCTGGTACGCCGAGGACCTGGACGAGGTGGTGGAGCAGGCCGCTGTGAGCGCGCGCGTCACCCACACCCACCCCGAGGCGGTGGACGGTGCCGTCGCGGTGGCGGTGGCCGCGGCCTTGGTGGCGCGGCGCGAGACGATGGGCGCCGGATCGTTCCTGGACCGGGTGGTGGAGCACCTGCCCCAGGGGCGGGTGCGTGAGGCGGTGCGCGACGCCCGGGCTCTGCTGATCACCTCCAACCCGCTGGGGGTGGCCGCGGAGCTGGGCAACGGGTCCGGGGTCAGCGCCCTGGACACGGTGCCCTTCGCGTTGTGGGCGGTGGCCCGGTACCGGTCGGGGCTGGCCGCGGCGTTGTGGGCCACGGTGGCCCCGGGCGGGGACATGGACACCACCTGCGCGATCGTGGCGGGCATCCTGGGGGCGGGGCTGCCTGAGGGGGCGATCCCCCGGGAGTGGTCCGGGCGCACCGAGCCACTGCCCGGCTGGGCGCTGGCCGCCGCCCCCTGA